The stretch of DNA TTATCAATCATTTAAGATTATTATTGTTCGTCGTTTTGTTATCTTTTAAAAGATCACAGCTTCCCGTCATCGCACAGCCGGAACAACCGCAGCCGCAGGAGGACTTTCCCTTTTTTTGATTCCGTATCATTACGATAATGATCCCGGTAATCGCAGCTGCCAACGCCAAACAAATCAAAACTTTTGCAAGATTATCGATGAACCAGGTAAACATATGACTGCCTCCGTTTCTTCCGATAATTCCGATAATATTATTATATCACAAAAGCGTGTAAATTTCTCTGAAAAAAATCCGGCTTGATTATTTTAATCCAATCGTGTACTATATTCGTGTACAATCATTAGGGTTCGGTATGCAGTAAATGAGAATAACCCTTTTGACTTTATAAGCAGAGAAATATTAAAAACGGAGCATTATGAGATGAACAATATCGTCAAAGTTTTATTCGGCCTTTTGATTCCGTTTGCCGGGACAACGCTCGGCGCGGCCACGGTCTTTTTTATAAAAAAGCAGATGAAGCCGTGGCTGCAGAAAGCGATGCTCGGATTTGCCTCGGGCGTGATGATTGCGGCGTCGGTTTGGTCGCTTTTAATTCCGTCAATCAACATGGCCGGAAAGAGCGGGGGGATTTCCTGGCTTCCGGCTGCTGTCGGATTTTTGCTCGGAATCGGGTTTTTGCTGACGCTGGACTCACTGATTCCGCATCAGCACGTCAATTCGGACGAACCTGAGGGCAGAAGCGTTTCCTGCGTCAAAAAGTCCTCGATGCTGATTTTCGCGGTAACGCTCCACAATATTCCCGAGGGAATGGCCGCCGGTGTCGTGTTTGCAGGATTTTTAAACAAAAACAGTTCCATCACGTTCGCCGGAGCTCTTGCGCTTGCCGTCGGCATAGCGATTCAAAATTTTCCCGAGGGTACAATCGTCTCATTGCCGCTTGTCGGATCCGGAATCACCAGGCGCCGTGCTTTTACTTACGGTTTTTTATCGGGCGTAGTCGAGCCGATCGGCGCAGCGCTGACGATACTGTTAACTTCGCTGATCACACCGATTCTGCCGTATATCCTCGCATTCGCCGCCGGTGCGATGATCTATGTCGTTGTCGAGGAGCTCATCCCGGAGTGCCAAAACGGAGAGCACAGCAACATCGGCACCATCGGCGTCGCGCTCGGTTTTACGCTGATGATGATCCTCGACGTTGCGCTGAGTTAATTATTATTGAAACAATAGATGAAGTTTTGACCATTCAAATTCGTAATGATTCAAAATAGAATGTTTCTTAATACCGGTTTGAGTGAAATCACCGTTAGAGAGGTCGGGCGAATGCTATCGACCGCTTTCCCCTTCGGGGGTGACAGGAGGTTTTTAGAGCGAAGCGGAGAAAACCGACATCAAGAGGGGGCAGAGCCCCCTATAAAAAAATAGCGTTCTGGTAAATACCAAAACACTATTTTTTGGGGTGGATAGTGAGATTCGAACCCACGGCCTCCAGAGCCACAATCTGGCGCTCTAACCAGCTGAGCTATACCCACCACGTTGGCACGCCAAGGGGGACTCGAACCCTCAACCTACTGCTTAGAAGGCAGTTGCTCTATCCTGATGAGCTATTGGCGCATTCATTTTTAAAGGTATATTGGAAAAGAAATATCGCCGCATAAGCGATATTTGGAGCGGGTGATGGGAATCGAACCCACGCAGCCAGCTTGGAGGGCTGGAATTCTACCATTGAATAACACCCGCAAAAACCCCGCTGCCACAAAAATCTCTTGTGACGAGCGGGGTTTATTATAACATTCCGTTGGGTTGATGTCAAGACCGAATTTGCGCTATCCGACCATCTTTACTCGAAAAAGAATTTTAGGGCAAGAGATAAAATGATTTTTTTTAATCAATTGCTTGTGTGAAATTCTTCAAAATATCGTTGATCGAATCACCGCTGTCAAGATGAATGCTGATTGTCGGGCGAAGATTACCGCAGACCTCCAGATCCCACAAATAATAATAGGAAAGTGTACCGTCGGATGAGAGCCCGGATATCATCGCATAATCGGCATCTCCGATTTTAATATATTCTATATCTCTGAATGTAACTTCGGAAGTTTTTGCAGAAAGCCGGTTTTTAATTTGCTCATCGGTAATATTTCCTTCTGTCTCATAAGAATATGTGATGCTTATTCTGTTCTTTTGATCAACGGTTTTATAAAAACAAACATCAGTAAACCCGGTTTTCGAATTTGTGAGATCTTCATCGGTGGGAAGTGAGATGTTAAAGTTTTTGTATACTTCCTCATCTGAGTAAACGCCCCATTTCTCGGGAATGGTGAAAGACAGTTTAAAATAATCGTTTGTATAAACACCATCAGCAACGGTGCCTCTTTTGGGCGAACCGCTATATATACCGGAGGAGCAAGCAAGAATTAAGACTATCAGAAATAAAATCAATGTTAGTACAACGATTTTTTTCAAGATAACACCTACTTTCTTTTATTGCATAATTTTAACATTACCTTCTCTAATTGTAAAGTATTGGGTTTACAAATTTATCTCAAAATTGTAACAGTTTTATCCAACATAAAAACATGTGCAATTTACGGGGGAACAAATAAAATAACCAAACAGCCCAAACCGGAAATCGGTCTGGGCTGCTGATATTTATTGAAAAAATAAGTTTACCCGATCATCTTTGCGACGGTGATTTTGCCCTTCTTGTCGGCTTTGAGCGTGATGATCTCAAACGGCTG from Oscillospiraceae bacterium encodes:
- a CDS encoding FeoB-associated Cys-rich membrane protein; translation: MFTWFIDNLAKVLICLALAAAITGIIIVMIRNQKKGKSSCGCGCSGCAMTGSCDLLKDNKTTNNNNLK
- a CDS encoding ZIP family metal transporter; this translates as MNNIVKVLFGLLIPFAGTTLGAATVFFIKKQMKPWLQKAMLGFASGVMIAASVWSLLIPSINMAGKSGGISWLPAAVGFLLGIGFLLTLDSLIPHQHVNSDEPEGRSVSCVKKSSMLIFAVTLHNIPEGMAAGVVFAGFLNKNSSITFAGALALAVGIAIQNFPEGTIVSLPLVGSGITRRRAFTYGFLSGVVEPIGAALTILLTSLITPILPYILAFAAGAMIYVVVEELIPECQNGEHSNIGTIGVALGFTLMMILDVALS